One genomic window of Leptospira paudalimensis includes the following:
- a CDS encoding TetR/AcrR family transcriptional regulator, whose amino-acid sequence MSSSMKVPVQNRSRERVEQILKTAKELIGEKGIDAVSMREIAQTAGIQIGSLYQYFPGKSTLLLSIMTEYYDFMFEETKRILDPVRTIEELEIASEKAFKQFVSVFQKDPALANLWAGARAIPELVQEDNRDTYRNADLMIRTMIRCLPTLKESELRPFALYFSHTLGMIVRFVREIDSEHGKAVLRETLDILKLKLREFDSLAKKKAKVKKRIS is encoded by the coding sequence ATGAGCTCGTCTATGAAAGTCCCTGTCCAAAATAGAAGTCGCGAAAGGGTAGAACAAATCCTAAAAACGGCAAAGGAACTCATCGGAGAAAAGGGAATTGATGCAGTGAGTATGAGGGAAATTGCACAAACTGCGGGCATTCAAATTGGTTCCTTATACCAATACTTTCCTGGAAAAAGTACCTTATTACTCTCGATTATGACTGAATATTACGATTTCATGTTTGAAGAAACCAAACGGATTTTGGATCCCGTTCGTACCATAGAAGAGTTGGAAATTGCCTCGGAGAAAGCCTTCAAACAGTTTGTTTCTGTTTTCCAAAAAGACCCAGCCCTAGCCAATCTTTGGGCAGGTGCAAGGGCAATTCCCGAACTGGTACAAGAAGACAATCGAGATACATACCGAAACGCTGACCTGATGATAAGGACCATGATCCGATGCCTTCCAACACTCAAAGAATCAGAACTTCGTCCATTTGCCTTGTATTTCAGTCATACATTGGGTATGATTGTGCGTTTTGTTCGTGAAATTGATAGTGAACATGGAAAAGCAGTGTTGAGAGAAACTCTTGATATTTTAAAATTAAAACTAAGGGAATTTGATTCCTTAGCCAAGAAAAAAGCAAAAGTTAAAAAACGTATCTCATGA
- a CDS encoding SDR family NAD(P)-dependent oxidoreductase: MINSIDGQPKKTALITGGGGAIAEEIAIQLDKAGYQLLLSDINLEKMSSLQTKLKGKPEYFVCDQTNPKEIQSLITKIQEKVPNIDVLINNAGYTKEGPFISQSITDIERQMWINLMSPIQLIHGILPLMLKRGKGSIVSIVSIGGIIALADSSIYSAGKFGLRGFLTALYEELKHTGIKVSGIYPAAVDTPMLLHEALNGGTAINWLNKVQTPKKVADAVLIGIKKGTLEIYVPYSDGLVSRLVAVFPWLMGKLSPLLKMIGERSKERWLKGKGIQNPTQKNH, encoded by the coding sequence ATGATAAACTCAATCGACGGACAGCCGAAAAAAACCGCTTTGATCACAGGTGGAGGTGGTGCAATCGCAGAAGAAATTGCCATTCAATTGGACAAAGCAGGATACCAACTTTTACTTTCTGATATCAATTTGGAAAAAATGTCTTCCCTTCAGACAAAATTAAAAGGGAAACCTGAATACTTTGTCTGTGACCAAACCAATCCGAAAGAGATTCAATCCTTAATCACCAAGATCCAAGAGAAGGTTCCAAATATTGATGTGCTGATCAATAATGCAGGTTACACCAAAGAAGGGCCTTTTATCTCACAGTCCATAACCGACATCGAAAGGCAAATGTGGATCAATTTGATGAGTCCAATCCAACTGATCCACGGGATTTTGCCACTGATGTTAAAACGTGGAAAAGGATCCATTGTTTCGATCGTTTCCATTGGTGGGATCATTGCTTTAGCTGACTCTTCGATCTACTCTGCTGGGAAATTTGGACTACGAGGTTTTTTAACTGCCTTATACGAAGAACTAAAACATACAGGTATTAAAGTTTCAGGAATTTACCCCGCTGCTGTGGATACACCGATGCTTTTACATGAAGCATTAAATGGCGGAACTGCAATCAATTGGTTAAATAAAGTGCAAACCCCGAAAAAAGTAGCAGATGCAGTTCTAATAGGGATCAAAAAAGGGACCTTAGAGATATACGTACCATATTCCGACGGTCTAGTTTCTCGTTTGGTCGCTGTGTTTCCTTGGCTTATGGGGAAACTATCACCACTCCTCAAAATGATAGGAGAACGAAGTAAAGAAAGGTGGTTAAAAGGAAAGGGAATTCAAAATCCCACACAAAAGAATCATTAG
- a CDS encoding class II aldolase/adducin head domain-containing protein, producing MIQLAKKTNRVKKKLSPDELELQDLWTRLESKGLFQNLTASLSFLVPGEGKMILMVKGDGKKKQPHVGIYHLENPNTMLSGDDSLPTLPSLIRFHVDLYKIRPDVGAIVRFIPPWSSHLHSIDHPLPLVFDEQCRQLGAPVYQLPIDLNGNLLTSPTLTSGANGFLLGEEVIITSVTREKAIYNCELIEKCAKAYLLAIATGGKVKQIPWFVRFIAKSRLLKDEKKAMEFYKRGERPTGFKAY from the coding sequence ATGATCCAATTAGCTAAAAAAACAAATAGAGTGAAAAAAAAACTATCTCCCGACGAATTGGAGTTACAAGACCTCTGGACCCGATTGGAATCCAAGGGACTTTTCCAAAATCTAACGGCAAGTTTGTCTTTTTTAGTACCTGGTGAAGGGAAAATGATCCTTATGGTGAAGGGAGATGGAAAAAAGAAACAACCTCACGTCGGAATTTATCATCTAGAGAATCCAAATACGATGTTAAGTGGAGATGATTCGTTACCCACTCTCCCTTCCTTAATCCGTTTCCATGTTGACCTTTATAAAATTCGCCCTGATGTTGGTGCGATTGTAAGATTCATCCCCCCTTGGAGTTCTCATCTACATTCGATTGACCACCCTCTTCCTTTAGTTTTTGACGAACAATGCCGGCAATTAGGGGCACCAGTTTACCAATTACCAATTGATCTGAATGGGAATTTACTTACGAGTCCAACACTTACTTCTGGTGCAAATGGATTTTTGTTAGGTGAAGAGGTCATCATCACAAGTGTGACTCGTGAGAAGGCAATTTATAATTGTGAATTAATCGAAAAATGTGCCAAAGCATACTTGTTAGCGATTGCCACTGGGGGAAAGGTAAAACAAATTCCATGGTTTGTTCGTTTCATTGCAAAAAGCCGGTTATTAAAAGACGAAAAAAAAGCGATGGAATTTTACAAACGTGGAGAAAGGCCAACGGGTTTCAAGGCCTACTAA
- a CDS encoding response regulator: MKDNLKAKVLIIDDEPTNLQILNEILKNDYILFFAKDAEKGWELANRETPDLILLDVMMPEVTGYELIQRFKENQSTKYIPVIFVTALTDVGDEEKGFKLGAVDYITKPVSPSIVKARVKTHLSLVDSEEVKITRLQIIQRLGMASEYKDNETGMHVIRMSHYSKTLALAIGYSEEGADEILNAAPMHDVGKIGIPDSIIQKPGKLTEEEWQIMKRHPQIGAEIIGDHHSSLLKLAKSIALTHHEKFDGTGYPYQLKGENIPLEGRIIAIADVFDALTTVRPYKKAWEVEDALSFLQKESGTHFDPQLVKEFMKVLPKVLEIKAEWPEEMEKKNQS, from the coding sequence ATGAAAGACAATCTAAAAGCAAAGGTCCTTATCATCGATGATGAACCTACAAATTTACAAATTTTAAACGAAATTCTTAAAAATGATTATATCCTTTTTTTTGCAAAAGATGCGGAAAAAGGTTGGGAACTTGCAAATCGAGAAACTCCCGATTTAATTCTTTTGGATGTGATGATGCCAGAAGTCACAGGTTATGAGCTCATCCAGAGATTCAAAGAAAACCAAAGTACCAAATACATTCCTGTGATTTTTGTTACGGCTCTCACTGATGTGGGAGATGAAGAAAAAGGATTTAAATTAGGTGCTGTTGATTATATTACAAAACCAGTAAGTCCCTCCATTGTCAAAGCACGAGTCAAAACTCATTTGTCTCTTGTGGATAGTGAAGAAGTGAAAATTACAAGATTACAAATCATCCAAAGATTGGGTATGGCTTCTGAATATAAAGACAATGAAACGGGGATGCATGTTATTCGTATGAGCCACTATTCAAAAACACTGGCTCTTGCCATTGGATACAGCGAAGAAGGTGCAGATGAAATTCTGAATGCAGCTCCTATGCATGATGTTGGAAAAATTGGGATCCCAGATTCCATCATCCAAAAACCAGGAAAACTTACGGAAGAAGAATGGCAGATCATGAAACGCCATCCACAAATTGGAGCGGAGATCATAGGAGACCACCATTCTAGTCTGTTAAAATTAGCAAAATCCATAGCACTCACTCATCATGAAAAATTTGATGGTACTGGATACCCTTACCAATTAAAAGGGGAAAATATTCCACTAGAAGGAAGGATCATTGCAATTGCAGATGTATTTGATGCTCTAACAACCGTAAGACCATACAAAAAAGCATGGGAAGTAGAGGATGCTTTATCATTTTTACAAAAAGAATCGGGAACCCATTTTGATCCTCAATTGGTAAAAGAGTTTATGAAAGTATTACCAAAAGTGTTAGAAATCAAAGCAGAATGGCCTGAAGAAATGGAAAAAAAGAACCAGTCTTAA
- a CDS encoding PP2C family protein-serine/threonine phosphatase — protein MKHANFPFFLSFCKRTLSVWIVNVLGPTDQFVMRHRILNGTLFAGLIAMLVGLGSEFFREGFEMGGLLALWAAFGSTILFYYLSRLKRYFQILIVPTFIISSLTACLQIKYSGGIVSANVMLLAPILVLNMLILGKKWDSVAILFFVSLLFVINEVQNGFPNWFSDYSSLKARSEDFLITAVSVLLLLGLMLRTLNRSYEDAILEVSRLKSQQDGDYYLTSLLTRPLSGIRNQSKSVSFLSYVKQKKSFQFKEREYELGGDICVTDQIVLRGRKYCVFANGDAMGKSMQGAGGVLVFGTAFRALIERTNREGILSEYYPERWLHTALNDLNNVFEGFDGSMSMSLLLGLVDEKNGYMYYINAEHPFPIRYREGKAQFLSEQATNYKLGMQKERAKIETCWIRPGDTIILGSDGRDDLDLGMDESKNRVINFDHTSILKQVEETKADVIALGIKLQSIGELTDDLSFLSIKFQPFETPKRNFESGTIERCIQLVKNDQNLEALQILEKELVIENENPLFWKVLYQLYRKLGRFSLAGQAAESFSNVHPSGLQMIWNGVIQYAKAGMIEEAIDLAERLDSRKPDVLPVLKVLIKLYQKSKRPERAKEVVSTYHKLKSSTN, from the coding sequence ATGAAACATGCGAATTTCCCATTTTTCCTTTCTTTCTGCAAACGAACGTTGTCCGTTTGGATCGTGAATGTCCTTGGTCCTACTGACCAATTTGTGATGCGCCACCGAATTTTGAATGGCACATTGTTTGCGGGACTCATTGCCATGTTAGTTGGACTTGGATCAGAGTTTTTCCGAGAAGGCTTTGAAATGGGAGGATTACTCGCCTTATGGGCAGCATTTGGTTCTACCATTTTATTTTATTATTTGTCTCGATTGAAACGTTACTTTCAAATTTTAATTGTCCCTACGTTTATCATCAGTTCACTCACTGCCTGTTTGCAGATTAAATATAGTGGTGGGATTGTCAGTGCCAATGTGATGTTACTTGCTCCCATCCTTGTTCTGAATATGTTAATTCTCGGCAAAAAATGGGATAGTGTTGCGATCCTTTTTTTTGTTTCACTCTTATTTGTAATCAATGAAGTACAAAATGGATTCCCTAATTGGTTTTCTGATTATTCATCTTTAAAGGCAAGGAGTGAAGATTTCCTCATCACAGCTGTTTCTGTTTTACTATTATTAGGACTGATGTTACGAACACTCAATCGTTCTTATGAAGATGCAATTTTAGAGGTTAGTCGCTTGAAGTCACAACAAGATGGTGACTATTATCTCACTTCACTTCTCACTCGTCCGCTTTCTGGGATACGAAACCAATCAAAATCAGTATCATTTTTATCCTATGTCAAACAGAAGAAATCTTTCCAATTTAAGGAGAGAGAGTATGAATTGGGAGGGGATATTTGTGTTACTGACCAAATTGTTTTACGAGGGCGTAAGTATTGTGTATTTGCCAATGGTGATGCGATGGGGAAATCCATGCAAGGGGCAGGTGGAGTCTTAGTTTTTGGTACAGCATTTCGTGCTCTCATAGAACGAACGAATCGAGAAGGAATATTATCCGAATATTACCCCGAACGTTGGTTACACACTGCTTTAAATGATTTGAATAATGTTTTTGAAGGTTTTGATGGATCGATGTCAATGTCCTTACTTTTGGGACTTGTTGATGAAAAAAATGGATATATGTACTATATCAACGCAGAACATCCTTTTCCGATTCGGTACCGAGAGGGAAAAGCACAGTTCCTTTCCGAACAAGCCACTAATTATAAATTAGGAATGCAAAAGGAAAGAGCAAAAATTGAAACATGTTGGATTCGACCTGGAGACACCATTATTTTAGGAAGTGATGGTAGAGATGATTTGGATTTGGGGATGGATGAATCCAAAAATCGTGTCATCAATTTTGATCATACTTCCATCTTAAAACAAGTGGAAGAAACAAAAGCTGATGTAATTGCCTTAGGAATCAAATTACAATCAATCGGTGAGTTAACAGATGATTTGTCGTTTCTCAGCATCAAATTCCAACCATTTGAAACCCCAAAAAGGAATTTTGAATCCGGAACAATTGAAAGATGTATCCAATTGGTAAAGAATGACCAAAATTTAGAGGCATTACAAATTTTAGAGAAAGAGTTAGTGATTGAAAATGAAAACCCCCTGTTTTGGAAAGTATTGTACCAATTGTATCGTAAACTAGGTAGGTTTTCTTTGGCGGGACAAGCTGCTGAATCCTTTTCGAATGTGCACCCATCAGGTTTACAGATGATTTGGAATGGTGTCATACAATATGCGAAGGCTGGTATGATAGAAGAAGCCATCGATTTAGCAGAGAGACTTGATAGTCGAAAACCAGATGTTTTACCTGTATTAAAAGTCCTAATCAAATTGTACCAAAAATCAAAACGTCCTGAACGTGCGAAGGAAGTTGTGTCGACTTACCATAAATTGAAATCATCTACAAATTGA
- a CDS encoding PAS domain S-box protein — MDLLQEFFIISPTNVYFVEGTYNPWFVLLSIFISILASWISLYLLHRFSEVRNQFSRFAILFTASLSLGGAVWSMHFIGMISFELCTTVTYNKLITTLSILPSFIASFFALQTLSKKQITKFELVSIGILVGVGIGFMHYMGMSAMQMKPKLMYDPILFLISLVVAIALSILSIFIQFRLKNSNLKIRSIYLTLVSGIVMGSAISGMHYTGMAAARFVVPIGTSVDNSTNDQLFLAFLVGFGSLFVIGSAVVTIAFISYKDLFQNLVKSESRLRAIIETAADAIVMIDTRGIVQEFNVTAERMFGWSSNEIIGKNVKILMPSPFREEHDGYLSNYLNTGEAKIIGIGRETIAVRKDGTTFPIRLAIGHTKLPQDDIFVGLISDISERIMIENALKENEEQLKSFIQNIPGVVYRCLVDEYWSSVFLSDAIFTLSGYPASDFLEPNRILNFSDIIHPDDREHVSNTIQNAISTSDTFVLNYRILHKDGDIRWVLEYGGLVYDENNEVKFLDGVILDNTDRRMIEEALIESKEKAEMASITKTTFLANMSHEIRTPMNAIIGFTEVLLADPLPNPQKKHLETIRNSAKSLLRLLNDILNSAKLDRGSVELEVFDFSLLSLIDQVSSTFAIEAKKKGLTFTTFYSDLLEDYYKGDNLRIRQILTNLIGNAIKFTKEGKIHLSVTPKENQVMFHIHDTGIGIAEDRLEKIFEPFTQADVSMSRRFGGTGLGTTISKQLVELMGGKIWVESKMGEGSDFYFCLPLQKGNLETLIQNKELHSLPKLNVLIADDVKQNVELIQILMETNGHKVQVTHNGLEALKAFQTNSFDLVLMDIQMPEMDGLEATKQMRTFESANLRNRTPIIALSASVFEEDKEQARMAGMDGFVSKPIDVEELYEEIAKWVLKRPSQKTEQMTDESIEKQNRLLNQSTLDHSFDTPIDWDRGIKIYGSKTKYIRVLQDYLRDQVNTIPNFKNQMLTQSQMTEVIHKWKGVTSNLGLKSVLQILKGWEKESHNESDFHSLWNLVQTEFQKLLGILSQGNRETVPVSDDNENKTLDPLDAKKAIQLIQNLILSYEKGNLNPTDWQELEKILSLPSFLAEIHTITKSIEQFDFETSIQSLKKLEKQLGDI; from the coding sequence ATGGATTTGTTGCAGGAATTTTTCATCATCTCGCCCACCAATGTGTACTTTGTCGAAGGAACCTATAACCCTTGGTTTGTACTTTTATCCATATTCATTTCCATCCTTGCTTCTTGGATTTCTTTATATTTATTACATCGATTCTCTGAAGTAAGGAATCAATTCTCTCGATTTGCGATTTTGTTTACCGCAAGTTTATCTCTTGGTGGTGCTGTTTGGTCCATGCATTTCATCGGAATGATCTCCTTTGAGTTATGCACTACAGTTACATACAATAAGTTGATCACAACATTGTCCATCCTTCCTAGTTTTATTGCTTCTTTTTTTGCGCTGCAAACCCTCAGTAAAAAACAAATTACGAAATTTGAATTGGTTTCCATTGGAATTCTCGTTGGAGTTGGCATTGGATTTATGCATTATATGGGAATGTCTGCAATGCAGATGAAACCAAAATTGATGTACGATCCGATTCTTTTTTTGATTTCACTTGTTGTAGCCATTGCCCTTTCGATTTTATCCATTTTCATCCAATTCCGATTAAAAAACTCAAACCTAAAGATTAGGAGTATTTATTTAACGTTAGTTAGTGGAATAGTGATGGGTTCTGCGATATCGGGCATGCATTATACTGGAATGGCAGCAGCTCGATTTGTTGTGCCCATCGGAACCAGTGTAGACAATTCCACGAATGACCAATTATTTTTAGCCTTTTTAGTAGGTTTTGGAAGTTTATTTGTGATTGGATCTGCCGTTGTAACAATTGCATTTATCAGTTATAAGGATCTTTTCCAAAACTTAGTCAAAAGTGAATCTCGGCTTAGAGCAATCATTGAAACGGCAGCCGATGCAATCGTTATGATTGATACACGTGGTATTGTTCAGGAATTTAATGTAACAGCGGAACGAATGTTTGGTTGGTCTTCGAATGAGATCATCGGTAAAAATGTAAAAATTTTGATGCCAAGTCCCTTTCGCGAGGAACATGATGGATACTTATCCAATTATCTGAACACAGGAGAAGCGAAGATCATTGGTATCGGTAGGGAAACCATTGCAGTTCGTAAAGATGGAACTACATTTCCAATCCGTCTTGCCATCGGTCACACCAAACTTCCACAAGACGATATTTTTGTTGGGCTTATTAGTGATATCTCAGAGAGAATCATGATTGAAAATGCATTAAAGGAAAATGAAGAACAATTAAAATCATTCATACAAAATATCCCTGGCGTAGTTTACCGTTGTTTGGTTGATGAATATTGGTCTTCTGTTTTTCTAAGTGATGCAATTTTTACTTTATCAGGTTATCCTGCGAGTGATTTTTTAGAACCAAATCGTATTCTTAATTTTTCTGACATCATCCATCCTGATGATAGAGAACACGTTTCTAACACGATACAAAATGCGATATCTACCTCGGATACATTTGTATTAAATTATCGAATTTTGCACAAAGATGGAGACATTCGTTGGGTTTTGGAATATGGTGGTCTTGTTTATGATGAAAACAATGAAGTGAAGTTTTTGGATGGAGTGATACTCGATAACACAGACAGGCGAATGATTGAAGAGGCTCTTATTGAATCAAAAGAAAAGGCAGAGATGGCTTCTATCACAAAAACAACCTTCTTAGCAAATATGAGTCATGAAATTCGTACTCCTATGAATGCTATCATAGGTTTTACCGAAGTTTTGCTTGCAGACCCTCTACCCAATCCACAAAAAAAACATCTTGAAACCATACGAAATTCTGCAAAGTCATTATTACGATTGTTAAACGATATCTTGAACTCTGCGAAACTGGACCGAGGCTCAGTAGAGTTAGAAGTATTTGATTTCTCTTTACTCTCTCTCATAGACCAAGTATCCTCGACGTTTGCGATCGAAGCAAAGAAAAAGGGATTAACATTTACTACCTTTTATTCGGATTTATTGGAAGATTATTACAAAGGGGATAACCTTCGCATTCGGCAAATTTTAACGAATTTAATAGGCAATGCGATTAAATTTACAAAAGAAGGAAAAATTCACCTTTCTGTTACACCAAAGGAGAACCAGGTGATGTTTCATATCCATGATACAGGGATTGGCATTGCAGAAGACAGACTTGAAAAAATTTTTGAACCATTTACACAAGCAGATGTATCTATGAGTCGTCGATTTGGAGGAACAGGCCTTGGTACGACCATTTCCAAACAATTGGTGGAACTGATGGGTGGGAAAATTTGGGTAGAAAGTAAAATGGGAGAGGGGAGTGATTTTTATTTTTGTTTACCATTACAAAAAGGGAATTTAGAAACACTCATCCAAAATAAAGAACTTCATTCCCTTCCTAAATTAAATGTCCTCATTGCCGATGACGTCAAACAGAATGTGGAACTCATTCAAATCTTAATGGAAACAAACGGACATAAGGTGCAAGTAACTCACAACGGATTGGAAGCATTAAAGGCATTTCAAACAAATAGTTTTGATTTGGTTCTTATGGACATCCAAATGCCTGAGATGGATGGATTAGAAGCTACAAAACAAATGCGTACATTTGAATCTGCCAATTTGCGGAATCGAACTCCTATCATTGCCCTCTCTGCAAGTGTATTTGAAGAGGACAAGGAACAAGCAAGAATGGCAGGAATGGATGGATTTGTGTCCAAGCCCATTGATGTAGAGGAACTTTACGAAGAAATTGCGAAATGGGTTTTGAAACGACCTAGTCAAAAGACAGAACAAATGACGGATGAATCCATTGAGAAACAGAATCGATTGTTAAACCAAAGTACATTGGACCATTCATTCGATACTCCAATTGATTGGGATCGAGGGATTAAAATTTATGGTTCCAAAACAAAATACATTCGTGTGTTACAGGATTACTTACGTGACCAAGTGAATACCATTCCAAACTTCAAAAATCAAATGTTAACACAGAGCCAAATGACTGAAGTGATCCATAAATGGAAAGGGGTCACTTCGAATTTGGGTTTAAAATCAGTATTACAAATTCTAAAAGGATGGGAAAAAGAATCTCATAACGAATCAGACTTCCACTCTTTATGGAATTTGGTCCAGACGGAATTCCAAAAACTTCTTGGAATTTTATCCCAAGGCAATAGAGAAACAGTGCCAGTATCTGATGATAATGAGAACAAAACTTTGGATCCATTGGATGCCAAAAAAGCAATTCAATTGATTCAGAACCTTATCCTCTCGTATGAAAAAGGTAACCTCAATCCTACTGATTGGCAGGAACTTGAGAAAATACTATCATTACCTTCTTTTCTTGCAGAGATTCACACGATCACAAAATCCATTGAACAATTTGATTTTGAAACATCCATTCAAAGTTTGAAAAAACTGGAGAAACAATTAGGAGATATTTAG
- a CDS encoding class II aldolase/adducin family protein — MTLDTKKTKSIQKEMITACIQLADLGFLAGIGGNLAVRVDETYMVVTPSASDYYTMKPEDLCVLRIDSLEMVEGTKQPTTESGIHASFFIKRPDINVSLHTHQPLASAITLLGKDLVLTEKETKERLGDRLVMVSYAPSGTSFLVSAFQSKISDNTNGYLLKNHGIVCGAKDLKSAIRSVTLIEKEASEFLRQSIQNHPNPNRLSSRLLKQINTIFLSARHT; from the coding sequence ATGACCCTTGACACAAAAAAAACCAAATCCATCCAAAAAGAGATGATAACCGCCTGTATTCAGTTAGCTGATCTTGGTTTTTTAGCAGGGATCGGTGGTAATCTAGCTGTACGTGTGGATGAAACTTATATGGTGGTCACACCTTCTGCAAGTGATTATTATACAATGAAACCAGAAGACCTTTGTGTCTTACGAATTGATTCCCTAGAGATGGTGGAAGGTACCAAACAACCCACAACGGAAAGTGGAATCCATGCTAGTTTTTTTATAAAACGACCTGACATCAATGTCAGTTTACACACGCACCAACCCTTAGCAAGTGCCATCACATTACTAGGAAAGGATTTAGTCTTAACAGAGAAAGAAACAAAGGAACGATTAGGGGATCGATTGGTAATGGTTTCCTATGCTCCTTCCGGAACTTCATTTTTAGTAAGTGCCTTTCAGTCAAAAATTTCAGACAATACAAATGGATACTTACTCAAAAACCATGGAATTGTCTGTGGAGCAAAGGATCTAAAATCTGCAATCCGTTCTGTTACCTTGATCGAAAAAGAAGCATCTGAATTTTTACGCCAATCCATTCAAAATCATCCAAATCCAAACCGACTTTCTTCAAGACTACTCAAACAAATCAATACGATCTTTTTAAGTGCAAGGCATACTTAA
- a CDS encoding flavin-containing monooxygenase, protein MEQRTKQEIESKGLIDKSDTICIIGAGPAGLTMARSLFAKGIPFVVFEKHNDVGGIWDIQNPGSPMYESAHFISSKYLSNYFDYPMPSDYPDYPSNRQILMYHRKFAKDFNLYPYIHFHTSIKEIIQSGEKWIVKTTTNETYLFQGIVCATGITWSPNQPKLKGEETFSGQILHSVHYKSPNLFQGKRVLIVGAGNSGCDIACDAGANAKQAYISVRRGYHFIPKHILGKPADVFGDGAHFIPNWISQMVFGKLLKFLVGDLTKLGLPAPDHKIFETHPIINDQLIHNLRHGDVIAKPDIDFLEGDSVVFKDGTKEKIDLIILATGYNWSIPYMDEKYFEWKNGRPDLYLTLFNRNYENLYALGYMETDGGAYKMFDEMANLIASYIEAKKNHHPSALQFAKLIQNDRPLLNGNIQYLNSGRHSVYVNQVAYKQYRSKIQKKMGWPELKIGQFNPLKTLDSSSLQTFVSGGSK, encoded by the coding sequence ATGGAACAAAGAACAAAACAGGAAATAGAATCAAAGGGTCTTATCGATAAATCAGACACAATCTGTATTATTGGTGCAGGGCCTGCGGGATTAACGATGGCGAGGTCTTTATTTGCAAAAGGCATTCCATTTGTTGTATTTGAGAAACACAATGATGTTGGAGGGATTTGGGACATTCAAAATCCAGGTTCTCCTATGTATGAAAGTGCTCACTTTATTTCCTCAAAGTATCTTTCGAATTATTTTGATTACCCGATGCCAAGTGATTACCCTGACTATCCTTCGAACCGCCAAATTTTGATGTACCATCGAAAGTTTGCGAAAGATTTTAATTTATACCCATACATTCATTTTCATACAAGTATCAAAGAAATTATACAATCAGGTGAAAAATGGATCGTGAAAACAACGACAAACGAAACTTATCTCTTCCAAGGGATTGTTTGTGCGACTGGTATCACATGGTCACCCAACCAACCGAAACTCAAGGGAGAAGAAACATTTTCGGGTCAAATTTTACACAGTGTCCATTACAAATCACCAAACCTATTTCAGGGAAAACGAGTCTTAATCGTTGGAGCCGGTAATTCGGGATGTGATATCGCCTGTGATGCTGGCGCAAATGCAAAACAAGCTTACATCAGTGTAAGACGAGGGTATCATTTTATTCCCAAACATATCCTTGGAAAACCGGCTGATGTATTTGGTGATGGTGCTCACTTTATACCCAATTGGATTTCTCAAATGGTATTTGGGAAGTTATTAAAATTCCTTGTGGGAGACCTTACAAAACTTGGGTTACCAGCACCTGATCATAAAATATTCGAAACTCATCCGATCATCAATGACCAATTAATCCATAACTTAAGGCATGGTGATGTCATTGCAAAACCAGACATCGATTTTTTAGAAGGAGATTCAGTTGTCTTTAAAGATGGTACAAAAGAGAAAATTGACCTCATCATCTTAGCAACAGGTTATAACTGGTCCATCCCTTATATGGATGAGAAATACTTTGAATGGAAAAATGGAAGGCCAGACCTCTACCTCACTTTATTCAATCGGAACTACGAGAATTTATATGCCTTAGGTTATATGGAAACCGATGGAGGTGCTTACAAAATGTTTGATGAAATGGCAAACCTCATTGCTTCCTATATCGAAGCCAAAAAAAATCACCATCCATCCGCCTTACAATTTGCCAAATTGATCCAAAATGATCGTCCATTGTTGAATGGAAACATCCAATACCTAAATTCAGGAAGGCATTCAGTATATGTGAATCAGGTCGCCTACAAACAATACCGATCGAAAATTCAAAAAAAGATGGGATGGCCTGAACTAAAAATCGGACAATTCAATCCACTTAAGACTTTGGATTCCTCCTCCTTACAAACCTTTGTTTCAGGTGGATCCAAATGA